One part of the Opitutales bacterium genome encodes these proteins:
- a CDS encoding sulfatase-like hydrolase/transferase codes for MNQVLDLPKRKDKPNIIWILVDQMRHDALSCCGNPNLHTPHLDNLATKGVRFQNAYSGTPWCTPFRAALLSGRYPHQTGVTRTPSALDPNLPTAATHFNQAGYHTAYCGKWHVDGSNQRNHYVAEDRRGDFDWWQGYENNNNNDECYVHGSDIEGFERLETYETDALTDRLIDHLSEHTQDTDAYTPFFACLSVQPPHPPFVYPPHTPGGRGIGPTSVKLNPNVPNQSDRMQRARQKLAPYYQAVERIDHNVGRLSRALREMNLDRDTWIVFFSDHGEMAESHGKSGKVLPHEESAHIPFIIGHVSGSKAISNGSHWIGKRPLNHVDILPTSLGLCGIDIPETLTGNDYGRAISDPAFMSEVPNPDAVLLQQFHSLPRQQNITSPWRAVVTRDRWKYVCLPRQPFMLFDLNTDPYEQTNLIHDAAFSEIQQHCHKTLTQMLESVDDAFDLTA; via the coding sequence ATGAATCAAGTCCTCGACCTCCCGAAGCGCAAAGACAAGCCAAACATCATCTGGATCCTAGTGGACCAAATGCGCCACGACGCTTTGTCATGCTGCGGTAATCCAAACCTTCACACGCCGCATCTTGATAACCTGGCCACAAAGGGTGTGCGCTTCCAAAACGCCTATAGCGGCACACCCTGGTGCACCCCCTTTCGGGCCGCTCTTTTGTCCGGCCGCTATCCACATCAAACGGGCGTCACACGCACACCGTCTGCTCTCGATCCGAATCTGCCCACCGCCGCAACACACTTTAACCAAGCAGGTTATCACACTGCATATTGCGGTAAATGGCACGTCGATGGATCGAACCAGCGCAATCATTACGTAGCTGAAGATCGCCGCGGCGACTTTGATTGGTGGCAAGGCTATGAGAACAATAACAACAATGATGAGTGCTACGTTCACGGAAGCGATATTGAAGGTTTTGAACGCCTGGAAACTTACGAGACAGATGCCCTTACCGACCGGCTTATCGATCACCTCTCTGAGCATACACAAGACACTGATGCCTATACACCCTTCTTTGCGTGCCTCTCAGTCCAACCGCCTCATCCACCCTTCGTGTATCCTCCACATACTCCTGGCGGACGAGGTATTGGCCCAACGAGTGTTAAGCTTAATCCGAATGTCCCGAACCAATCAGATCGAATGCAGAGAGCCCGTCAAAAGCTCGCGCCTTATTATCAAGCTGTCGAACGTATCGACCACAATGTAGGCCGCCTGTCTAGAGCATTGCGAGAGATGAACTTAGACCGCGACACATGGATCGTATTCTTCTCAGACCACGGCGAAATGGCCGAGAGTCACGGAAAGTCCGGTAAAGTGCTCCCCCATGAAGAGTCGGCACACATACCCTTCATCATCGGACATGTCAGTGGATCCAAAGCTATCAGCAATGGATCCCATTGGATTGGAAAACGACCGCTTAACCACGTAGATATTCTACCTACATCACTCGGCCTGTGCGGTATAGATATCCCCGAGACGCTCACTGGCAACGACTACGGACGTGCCATTAGCGACCCGGCTTTTATGTCTGAAGTGCCTAATCCAGATGCAGTTCTCTTACAGCAATTCCACTCGCTGCCCAGGCAACAGAATATCACCTCTCCTTGGAGGGCTGTTGTAACACGAGATCGCTGGAAATATGTCTGCCTGCCTCGTCAGCCCTTTATGCTATTTGACCTCAATACAGATCCATACGAGCAGACTAATCTTATTCATGACGCTGCGTTCTCTGAAATTCAACAACACTGCCACAAAACACTTACCCAGATGCTCGAATCCGTCGATGATGCTTTTGATCTCACTGCATAG
- a CDS encoding histone deacetylase — translation MHAFYHDDYFLPLPEGHPFPMEKFADAFRLLENRLQLAAPRVLERKDLERVHEAKYLDAVSHDDVAGPPQGLTVYERNRLGLPAHKKLLARSILETAGTVSATLAALEDGTATNLAGGTHHAFPDRGLGYCVLNDVAVAIEYLRAHSILPQQILVVDTDAHQGNGTHAIYRGDANVFTYSIHVGRNYPTKKEPGDLDVPLERFVDGEVYLNVLGETLPPVFAELEPDLVFWISGADCHVDDRFGQMRLTTEQMAVRDRFVAGLCHQFACATVILFGGGYNKTPGATGMLHAQSVRAFL, via the coding sequence GTGCACGCATTTTATCATGACGACTATTTCCTGCCCTTGCCGGAAGGCCACCCATTCCCGATGGAGAAGTTTGCGGATGCTTTTCGATTGCTTGAAAATCGGTTGCAGCTAGCTGCGCCACGTGTGCTCGAGCGAAAAGACTTAGAGCGTGTTCACGAGGCCAAGTATCTTGATGCTGTGTCTCACGACGATGTTGCGGGTCCACCTCAAGGCCTGACTGTATATGAGCGTAACCGCCTGGGGCTTCCCGCCCATAAAAAGCTCCTGGCACGTTCAATTCTCGAGACTGCGGGGACGGTCTCGGCGACCTTGGCAGCTCTCGAAGATGGAACCGCTACCAACCTCGCCGGTGGAACGCATCACGCTTTTCCAGATCGAGGATTGGGCTACTGTGTCCTGAACGATGTGGCTGTTGCCATCGAATACCTCCGTGCGCATTCCATACTGCCTCAGCAGATTCTTGTGGTTGATACCGATGCCCATCAGGGAAATGGCACACACGCTATCTACCGAGGTGATGCGAACGTTTTCACCTATTCAATCCATGTGGGCCGTAACTATCCAACGAAAAAGGAGCCGGGCGACCTGGACGTTCCTCTCGAGCGGTTCGTGGACGGCGAGGTCTATCTGAATGTCCTGGGTGAAACATTGCCGCCCGTCTTTGCAGAGCTAGAGCCCGACCTGGTATTTTGGATTAGCGGTGCCGATTGCCATGTTGACGATCGTTTTGGCCAGATGAGACTGACTACTGAGCAGATGGCGGTACGTGACCGCTTTGTGGCGGGTCTTTGCCACCAATTCGCGTGTGCGACCGTCATTCTTTTTGGCGGGGGATACAACAAAACCCCAGGAGCTACCGGCATGCTTCACGCGCAGAGTGTGCGTGCGTTTCTTTGA
- a CDS encoding bifunctional folylpolyglutamate synthase/dihydrofolate synthase, giving the protein MGHAPHPPLDSYAEVRNFLFGLRNTGKTYGIERMERLAALIDHPERSYPVIHVAGTNGKGSTCAMLEALCREMGLRTGLYTSPHLIRLNERIQVDRQFIPNEAIVEKIRTLTTVAETLKEEDPDLYPSFFEFMTAAAFLHFAQKEVDVALIEVGLGGRLDATNVVHPAVTAITSIGLDHTQILGDTVEKIAAEKAGIIKPGIPVFLGNIDLGPRKVIETIAQERGAPVYYAADFPARDTNLQGSYQADNARLAAGIVSHLYPELVKPEAMDKALNQIQWKGRWHETRLKDGTHLIIDATHNAEGARGLEENLKNLACSKLTVVVGILGVDRAAVILDILSRYSKELIWVVPNQPRASSWEEVSHLWESSIPVRQLRIDDIFFKNRCNLGPALAATVLVTGSLYLLGEVYALIEGQSDTSDESLQDDVARLRN; this is encoded by the coding sequence ATGGGGCACGCTCCTCATCCCCCACTGGATTCTTACGCTGAAGTCCGCAATTTCCTATTTGGTCTACGCAATACCGGGAAAACCTACGGGATCGAGCGTATGGAACGCTTAGCTGCGCTGATTGATCATCCCGAACGCAGCTACCCTGTCATTCACGTAGCGGGGACCAATGGCAAGGGTTCCACCTGCGCGATGCTAGAGGCACTTTGCCGCGAGATGGGTTTACGCACGGGCCTGTATACCTCTCCTCACCTCATCAGGCTCAACGAACGCATTCAGGTAGATCGTCAGTTTATACCGAACGAAGCCATCGTCGAAAAAATACGAACACTGACTACGGTAGCGGAGACCTTGAAAGAGGAGGACCCGGATTTATACCCGTCTTTTTTTGAGTTTATGACAGCGGCGGCGTTTTTGCATTTCGCCCAGAAAGAAGTCGATGTCGCACTCATTGAAGTCGGATTAGGCGGACGACTGGATGCCACGAATGTAGTCCACCCCGCCGTTACCGCCATCACTTCAATCGGTCTGGATCATACACAGATACTCGGTGACACGGTGGAGAAAATAGCCGCTGAGAAAGCCGGTATCATCAAGCCAGGCATTCCCGTCTTCCTGGGCAATATCGATTTAGGACCGCGCAAGGTTATCGAGACGATAGCCCAAGAACGCGGAGCACCCGTTTATTATGCAGCAGATTTCCCTGCTCGAGATACCAATCTCCAGGGTTCTTACCAGGCCGACAATGCGCGGCTGGCAGCCGGGATCGTAAGCCATCTTTATCCGGAGCTGGTAAAGCCTGAGGCCATGGACAAGGCCTTGAATCAAATCCAATGGAAAGGTCGCTGGCATGAGACTCGGCTGAAAGACGGCACCCATCTAATCATCGACGCAACACATAATGCGGAGGGCGCTAGAGGACTTGAAGAAAACCTCAAAAACTTAGCGTGTAGCAAATTGACGGTGGTCGTCGGTATTTTGGGAGTGGATCGCGCTGCGGTGATTTTAGATATCCTTTCGCGCTATTCAAAGGAACTCATTTGGGTGGTTCCTAATCAGCCCCGAGCCTCTTCTTGGGAAGAAGTCAGTCATCTTTGGGAGAGCAGCATTCCGGTGCGCCAACTCAGGATTGATGATATATTTTTCAAAAATCGATGTAATTTGGGTCCGGCTCTTGCAGCGACAGTCTTGGTGACTGGATCTTTATACCTTTTGGGAGAAGTCTATGCACTGATTGAGGGTCAGAGCGATACCAGCGATGAATCTCTTCAGGATGATGTTGCCAGATTGAGAAATTAG
- a CDS encoding winged helix-turn-helix transcriptional regulator has translation MNEVSAERRCDLTALLEDSYLGDSNVARAAQTLTLLSNRQRLRILCHLAKEGELSVAELLERVHLSPSALSQHLARLREDDFVRTRKVRQSVYYRIVRDDIHKILEVLNELYCTAGLVESS, from the coding sequence ATGAATGAGGTTTCAGCAGAAAGGCGCTGTGACTTAACAGCGCTTCTCGAAGACAGTTACCTTGGCGATTCAAATGTAGCCAGGGCCGCTCAAACCTTGACTCTCCTTAGTAATCGTCAGCGATTACGCATATTATGCCATTTGGCTAAAGAAGGTGAACTTTCCGTAGCTGAGCTCCTAGAGCGCGTCCATCTAAGCCCATCAGCGTTGTCGCAACATCTGGCCAGGCTCCGCGAAGACGATTTCGTTCGTACGCGCAAGGTCCGCCAAAGCGTATATTATCGAATCGTGCGTGATGACATTCACAAGATTCTCGAAGTGCTAAACGAGCTCTATTGTACTGCCGGCTTAGTCGAGAGCAGCTGA
- a CDS encoding LacI family DNA-binding transcriptional regulator: protein MAISIKDIAERAGVAPSTVTKALCGYRGVSERTRHRVQSAAYDLGYKPNALLSAWMSRVRKADRSELQSVLGVLVAVPFRSSWLDPQSKNAFRSGVYERCSKLGWTVDLLPYADVRELENQLRVAKSRGVQALLFTQVPESLECLKIDDRLLAPFSLMALGMSLKEPQIHRVSPDHYGVLRALMAAHIKPNMGPVGLIVDGEQDRRLNRVWSSSYRGWEFPTGTTTVPVFELGTDFDNDARRLLRWQDQYRCRAILSTHGRASRLLINSGLQDCTIIRVDEDSGGGLGSVSTRHAEGGEAAVEWMIGNLLRGELGIPESPRTVLVQGPTNLPLA, encoded by the coding sequence ATGGCAATCTCGATTAAAGATATCGCGGAGCGGGCAGGAGTCGCGCCATCGACTGTCACTAAAGCGTTGTGTGGCTATCGGGGGGTATCAGAGAGAACGCGCCATCGCGTGCAGTCTGCCGCATACGATTTAGGTTATAAGCCGAACGCCTTATTGTCGGCTTGGATGAGTCGCGTGAGAAAGGCAGACCGTTCTGAGCTACAGTCTGTGCTTGGCGTGCTGGTCGCGGTTCCATTTCGGAGTAGTTGGTTGGACCCGCAGTCGAAGAATGCATTTCGCAGTGGAGTGTATGAGCGTTGCAGCAAATTGGGCTGGACTGTCGATCTCTTACCCTACGCCGATGTTCGCGAACTTGAGAATCAGCTTAGAGTGGCTAAGAGTCGAGGGGTTCAGGCGCTGCTTTTTACCCAAGTGCCAGAGTCACTAGAGTGCTTGAAAATAGACGATCGATTGCTCGCACCCTTTTCATTGATGGCATTGGGAATGAGCCTGAAAGAGCCTCAGATTCATCGGGTGAGCCCAGACCACTATGGAGTCCTGAGAGCATTGATGGCGGCGCACATCAAACCTAATATGGGGCCTGTTGGCCTTATCGTAGATGGCGAACAAGATCGTCGGCTTAATCGAGTTTGGTCCTCATCCTACCGTGGTTGGGAATTCCCGACAGGGACGACGACGGTTCCAGTTTTTGAATTGGGAACGGATTTTGACAACGATGCAAGGCGGCTGCTTCGGTGGCAGGATCAATATCGGTGTCGGGCGATACTGTCGACTCATGGGCGTGCTTCTCGGCTGTTAATAAACAGTGGGCTACAAGACTGCACCATCATACGAGTTGATGAGGATTCGGGCGGCGGTCTGGGATCGGTCTCCACACGTCATGCCGAAGGGGGAGAGGCTGCGGTAGAATGGATGATTGGCAATCTCTTGCGCGGTGAATTGGGGATACCGGAATCTCCCCGAACGGTTCTTGTGCAAGGGCCTACGAACTTACCCCTAGCTTAA
- a CDS encoding amidohydrolase family protein, whose translation MIASGYLVLPDLSGDNTITIQKGWIEWDGPIVVRVEIGDDHPNPDLGGPESLISPGFIDTHLHLPQVDAMGAYGMQLLDWLEQVVFPAEANWADPDHAAKRTDTLLDQLISVGTTGFFAFSANFREATLAALERSKERGFRAKIGQPLTDMHIHDALIKSVQENMDDARTTIEKFPESSTSRVAAAIAPRFALTCSSELLEACGVLVTDTGAYLETHLAEMEPECVLACERHQASDYTAIYEQAGLLGPRSFFGHGIYLSDSEQARLAASGSVIAHCPTSNTFLRSGTMNRRHYETIGLATSLASDIAGGPDKSMIRVARAMMEASFHVDAEPAPSLEAWWQITQGNAERLGWNSAGIIHEGADADLVVIQPHPDWLTARDPLGYVIFGWDDRWLEQTILRGKPVL comes from the coding sequence GTGATTGCAAGTGGCTATTTGGTTCTGCCCGACCTCTCAGGCGACAACACGATCACCATTCAAAAAGGATGGATTGAATGGGACGGCCCTATCGTTGTACGCGTCGAAATTGGTGATGACCATCCCAATCCAGACCTGGGTGGGCCCGAGTCACTCATCAGTCCCGGTTTCATAGATACGCATCTGCACCTACCGCAGGTGGATGCCATGGGAGCCTACGGGATGCAGCTTCTCGACTGGCTCGAACAAGTCGTCTTTCCCGCGGAGGCAAATTGGGCAGATCCTGACCATGCTGCAAAGCGCACAGACACCCTTCTCGATCAACTTATCTCTGTCGGCACCACGGGATTCTTTGCTTTTTCGGCAAACTTCCGCGAGGCGACCCTCGCTGCATTAGAACGGAGTAAAGAGCGCGGCTTTCGTGCTAAAATCGGTCAACCCCTGACGGACATGCACATCCACGACGCTCTGATCAAATCGGTTCAGGAAAATATGGATGACGCCCGTACAACCATAGAAAAGTTTCCCGAATCCTCCACTTCCCGCGTTGCCGCTGCAATCGCACCTCGCTTCGCCCTCACGTGTTCCAGCGAACTCCTTGAAGCATGTGGTGTGCTGGTAACCGACACGGGCGCCTATCTGGAAACCCACCTCGCCGAAATGGAACCCGAGTGTGTTCTGGCCTGTGAACGGCATCAGGCCTCCGACTACACAGCCATTTACGAACAAGCAGGCTTATTGGGACCGCGCAGTTTTTTTGGTCACGGCATCTATCTGAGCGATTCCGAGCAAGCCCGCTTGGCAGCCAGCGGCTCCGTGATCGCGCACTGCCCCACGTCGAACACCTTCCTCCGTTCTGGCACCATGAACCGCCGTCACTACGAGACCATCGGTCTAGCCACATCTCTTGCGAGTGACATCGCAGGCGGACCCGATAAATCGATGATTCGCGTCGCCCGGGCCATGATGGAAGCCTCCTTTCACGTCGACGCTGAACCAGCCCCCTCTCTAGAAGCCTGGTGGCAGATAACCCAAGGGAACGCGGAGCGCCTCGGGTGGAATTCAGCGGGAATTATCCACGAAGGCGCTGATGCAGATCTCGTTGTCATACAGCCCCACCCGGATTGGCTGACTGCTCGTGACCCGCTGGGTTACGTCATTTTCGGCTGGGATGATCGCTGGTTGGAACAGACGATCCTGCGCGGCAAACCCGTATTGTAG
- a CDS encoding proline--tRNA ligase — translation MAKAQQHAISPTRSEDYPEWYQQVIKAAELAETSPVRGCMVIKPWGYAIWENIQAILDADFKRTGHRNAYFPIFIPKSFLEKEAEHVDGFAKECAVITHSRLEDDGTGKLVPAGELEEPLIVRPTSETIIGESFSRWVQSYRDLPLKINQWANVVRWEMRTRLFLRTAEFLWQEGHTAHATAAEAEEETLQMLDVYVRFVEDYLAMPVVFGKKTEDEKFPGAVETYTIEAMMQDRKALQAGTSHFLGQNFAKGSDIKYLSADSTEAYAWTTSWGVSTRLIGGMVMAHSDDDGLVCPPRIAPAHVAIIPIIPKPNMAESVNAYCQKLADDLSQQTYLGQPVRVELDTRDMRGGEKAWGWIKRGIPIRVEVGPRDLEKNAVFVGRRDRGPKEKYGEDRDAFVQGIVATLEDIQQSLFNRAKSFRDDHTQIVESREAFYTAFQQDDAGFVIAHCNMNDALADQLQRDLKVTARCIPLSENDTPGNCIFSGQPAEKKIVFARSY, via the coding sequence ATGGCCAAGGCTCAACAACACGCGATCTCCCCCACGCGCTCGGAAGACTACCCCGAGTGGTACCAGCAAGTCATCAAGGCTGCCGAACTCGCCGAAACGTCTCCGGTACGCGGCTGCATGGTGATCAAGCCTTGGGGATACGCCATTTGGGAAAATATCCAGGCCATCCTCGATGCCGATTTTAAGCGCACGGGCCATCGGAATGCCTACTTCCCCATTTTCATTCCTAAGAGCTTCCTCGAAAAAGAGGCTGAGCACGTCGACGGTTTTGCTAAGGAATGCGCGGTCATCACCCATTCTCGCCTTGAGGACGATGGCACCGGCAAACTTGTTCCCGCAGGAGAGCTGGAAGAACCGCTCATTGTGCGCCCCACTTCTGAAACGATCATCGGCGAGTCCTTCTCCCGCTGGGTCCAGAGCTATCGCGACCTGCCACTGAAGATCAACCAGTGGGCCAATGTCGTTCGTTGGGAAATGCGCACACGCCTGTTCCTACGGACTGCCGAGTTTCTCTGGCAAGAAGGCCACACCGCCCACGCTACAGCGGCGGAGGCTGAGGAGGAAACATTACAGATGCTCGATGTCTACGTGCGCTTCGTCGAAGACTACCTGGCAATGCCCGTAGTTTTTGGCAAAAAGACCGAGGACGAGAAATTTCCTGGAGCAGTAGAAACCTATACCATCGAAGCAATGATGCAGGACCGTAAAGCCCTTCAGGCGGGCACGTCCCACTTCCTTGGGCAAAATTTCGCCAAGGGGAGCGATATCAAATACCTCAGCGCCGACAGCACCGAAGCATATGCCTGGACCACCAGCTGGGGCGTAAGCACCCGCTTGATCGGTGGGATGGTCATGGCGCATTCAGACGATGACGGTCTGGTCTGCCCACCTCGCATTGCGCCGGCTCATGTGGCAATCATCCCCATTATCCCCAAGCCAAACATGGCTGAATCGGTCAACGCCTATTGCCAGAAACTCGCCGACGACCTAAGCCAGCAAACCTACCTCGGCCAACCTGTACGCGTGGAACTCGACACGCGCGACATGCGCGGTGGCGAAAAAGCTTGGGGATGGATCAAAAGAGGCATTCCTATACGCGTTGAAGTGGGCCCCCGCGATTTGGAGAAAAACGCTGTGTTTGTGGGGCGACGTGATCGCGGTCCCAAAGAAAAATACGGTGAAGATCGTGACGCTTTTGTCCAAGGCATCGTCGCGACGTTGGAAGATATCCAGCAAAGCTTGTTCAATCGGGCCAAATCATTTCGCGACGACCACACCCAGATTGTCGAATCGCGCGAGGCCTTTTACACTGCCTTCCAACAAGACGACGCCGGCTTTGTTATCGCTCACTGCAATATGAATGATGCGCTCGCTGACCAATTACAGAGAGACTTAAAAGTGACTGCTCGCTGCATTCCACTTTCTGAAAACGATACACCCGGCAATTGCATTTTCTCAGGCCAACCTGCTGAAAAGAAAATCGTGTTTGCCCGCAGCTACTAA
- a CDS encoding acetyl-CoA carboxylase carboxyltransferase subunit beta: MAIFKKPQYSTVAVKKKDIPKGLWTKCPKSGEIVYNKELKENHMVVAKSGYHFALTAPDRIDLLLDEGSFEEKDTGLTAVDSLEFVDTQAYKERLDRYRKKSGLADAMISGSGTIEGIPVSIAVMDFRFAGASMGSVVGEKITRAIERAVEEKRAVIIVSASGGARMQEGIFSLMQMAKTSAALARLSKAHLPFISVLTHPTTGGVTASFASLGDLIIAEPGALIGFAGPRVIKDTTKQDLPKGFQTSEFLLEHGLIDQIVDRRDMRKRLSSFLKSMHPAARESA; this comes from the coding sequence ATGGCAATCTTCAAGAAACCGCAGTATTCGACCGTCGCTGTAAAAAAGAAAGATATCCCTAAGGGTCTTTGGACTAAGTGTCCGAAGAGTGGTGAGATCGTATACAACAAGGAGTTGAAGGAGAACCACATGGTCGTCGCAAAGAGCGGCTATCATTTCGCGCTCACAGCACCTGATCGCATCGACCTGCTTCTAGATGAAGGGAGCTTCGAGGAAAAAGACACCGGACTGACCGCGGTCGACTCTCTAGAGTTTGTGGACACTCAGGCCTACAAAGAACGCCTCGATCGTTACAGGAAAAAGTCTGGCCTAGCGGATGCTATGATCTCTGGTTCAGGGACTATCGAAGGCATACCTGTCTCGATTGCTGTGATGGATTTTCGATTCGCCGGAGCCAGCATGGGATCTGTGGTGGGCGAGAAAATTACCCGGGCCATTGAGCGTGCAGTCGAAGAAAAACGTGCCGTCATCATTGTCTCAGCATCCGGCGGAGCACGCATGCAGGAGGGGATTTTTAGCCTCATGCAAATGGCTAAAACGAGCGCCGCTCTTGCGCGGCTGAGCAAAGCTCATTTACCTTTTATTTCCGTCCTAACACACCCGACTACCGGTGGTGTAACGGCAAGCTTCGCGTCCTTGGGCGATCTTATCATCGCCGAGCCGGGTGCTCTCATCGGTTTCGCCGGACCACGGGTGATTAAGGACACCACCAAGCAGGACTTGCCCAAGGGATTTCAGACTTCTGAATTCCTCCTTGAGCATGGCCTGATCGACCAGATCGTTGATCGCCGAGACATGCGAAAGCGTCTTAGTTCTTTCCTAAAGAGTATGCACCCCGCCGCTCGCGAGAGCGCCTAG
- a CDS encoding helix-turn-helix transcriptional regulator, which yields MRIFVPENRSENAFGVQHLAIRHPLESPFFEFQRISAWRIMYFHEATELTINGLNSVEPAGTLVIFSPKSLSGYQAKDAKLHHSWLRASGSLPESLANAYHLPIDQPIHVGEQMDPTPWLNLMMRELDLYTEGPNLALSSLLRGWLSQVSRGVSMGHAAPERLLTARSSIEAHCLSTRNLADYAAQAGMSESRFCDAFSKAFSISPIHYRNFCRLEHARELLESTQLRVSEIAERCGFGDAFHFSKSFKKHSGSSPRDYRSG from the coding sequence ATGCGTATATTTGTCCCTGAAAATAGGAGCGAGAATGCTTTTGGAGTTCAGCACCTGGCGATACGCCATCCATTGGAGTCTCCATTTTTTGAATTTCAAAGAATTTCTGCCTGGAGAATCATGTATTTCCATGAAGCGACTGAGTTGACGATTAATGGCTTAAATTCAGTAGAACCGGCCGGAACACTTGTCATTTTTTCTCCTAAATCCCTCTCAGGATATCAGGCAAAAGACGCGAAACTACACCACTCATGGCTACGCGCATCGGGCAGCCTTCCTGAATCGCTGGCAAACGCCTACCACTTACCAATTGACCAGCCCATTCATGTCGGAGAGCAGATGGACCCCACGCCATGGTTGAACCTAATGATGCGCGAGCTCGATCTATACACTGAGGGCCCCAATCTAGCGCTATCCAGCCTACTGCGCGGCTGGCTTTCTCAGGTCTCCCGAGGGGTAAGCATGGGCCATGCCGCACCCGAGCGCCTGTTGACTGCTCGTAGCTCTATTGAAGCCCATTGCTTGAGCACACGAAATCTCGCCGATTATGCAGCACAGGCAGGCATGTCAGAGAGCCGTTTCTGCGATGCCTTTAGCAAGGCATTCAGCATCAGTCCCATACACTACCGCAACTTCTGCCGCCTGGAGCATGCGAGGGAGCTTCTGGAGTCCACTCAACTGCGCGTGAGTGAAATCGCTGAACGCTGCGGATTTGGAGATGCATTTCACTTCTCAAAGAGCTTTAAGAAACACTCAGGAAGCTCTCCGCGCGATTATCGCAGCGGATAG
- a CDS encoding aspartate kinase, producing the protein MARIVQKYGGTSVGDVERIKNVAKRVKACWEQGNEVVVVVSARSGVTNELILRASAINAHPEEREMDMLLTVGEQETIALTAMALHAIDVPAVSRTGAQAGILTDPFHTRARIIDITGGDIRERLAEGKVVILAGFQGTNGDGQITTLGRGGSDLSAIAIAGALDADLCQIYTDVDGIYTADPRIVPSARKLQEIAYEELLEMASSGTKVMQSRAVEFAQKFQVPFEVRSSFNNNPGTIVKQEIASMEDVVVSGVAIDKKQAKITVAHLPDRAGTAATLFQSIAAEGIIVDMIVQNVGRGGLANMTFTVPQEDVYRAEKAVKATFSDAPELEFSASDIAKISVVGIGMKSHSGVAATFFDALANAGISIQLISTSEIKISVGIALDRADEAVRAAHEAFKLGVSS; encoded by the coding sequence ATGGCACGCATCGTACAGAAATACGGAGGCACTTCCGTCGGCGACGTCGAACGCATTAAGAACGTCGCAAAGCGAGTGAAAGCTTGCTGGGAACAAGGCAACGAAGTGGTCGTTGTCGTCTCAGCTCGCTCAGGAGTCACCAACGAACTCATTTTGCGCGCCAGCGCGATCAATGCCCATCCCGAAGAGCGTGAAATGGACATGTTGCTCACCGTGGGTGAGCAAGAGACCATCGCCTTGACCGCCATGGCTCTGCACGCGATTGATGTCCCAGCAGTATCACGCACAGGAGCACAAGCTGGGATTTTAACTGACCCATTTCACACCCGCGCGCGCATAATCGATATCACCGGAGGTGACATCAGAGAACGACTCGCTGAGGGTAAGGTGGTCATCTTGGCAGGTTTCCAAGGTACGAATGGCGACGGCCAAATCACCACCCTGGGCCGTGGGGGCTCTGATCTCTCAGCAATCGCGATCGCTGGAGCACTCGATGCAGACCTGTGTCAGATTTATACCGACGTGGATGGCATTTACACAGCCGATCCACGCATCGTTCCAAGTGCGCGCAAATTACAGGAGATCGCTTACGAAGAACTCCTCGAAATGGCCAGTAGCGGCACAAAGGTCATGCAGTCGCGCGCCGTCGAGTTTGCCCAAAAATTTCAAGTCCCCTTTGAAGTGCGCTCGAGCTTCAACAACAATCCAGGAACTATCGTGAAACAGGAAATCGCATCCATGGAAGACGTCGTCGTCAGCGGCGTAGCAATTGATAAAAAGCAGGCCAAAATTACCGTGGCACATCTGCCTGATCGGGCTGGAACAGCGGCTACCCTATTTCAATCTATTGCCGCCGAAGGCATCATCGTAGATATGATCGTCCAGAATGTGGGACGCGGTGGCCTGGCAAATATGACCTTCACGGTGCCACAAGAAGATGTCTATCGGGCAGAGAAGGCAGTTAAAGCGACCTTCTCTGACGCCCCCGAGCTTGAGTTTTCTGCCTCAGACATTGCCAAGATTTCGGTCGTCGGCATCGGAATGAAGTCACACAGCGGTGTCGCTGCGACCTTCTTTGACGCCTTGGCCAATGCAGGCATTAGCATCCAACTCATCAGCACCTCAGAGATCAAAATCTCAGTAGGCATCGCCCTCGATCGTGCCGACGAAGCGGTCCGCGCTGCTCATGAGGCATTTAAGCTAGGGGTAAGTTCGTAG